In Brienomyrus brachyistius isolate T26 chromosome 3, BBRACH_0.4, whole genome shotgun sequence, the following proteins share a genomic window:
- the mrps5 gene encoding 28S ribosomal protein S5, mitochondrial, whose product MAAVRWLSCVLRVTVRGPPPVQVLGGVRHLTCMAWLAPTSRAPVPTSTALPLLQIRSSSFFNKLTAEELWKGVLASSGAGARKGRGKRTKKKIKKDLNKGQVLGEGRAGFLWPGLNMAVSREGTAKSIARRDPAEQQELQAERLRQREEWDRRRKMKVKRERGWTGHSWGGVSIGPPDPGPNGETYEDFDSRVLEVKNVFNMTAKEGRKKSVSCLVAVGNGHGVAGFALGKATDRMSALRKAKNRAVQYLYCIERFNNHTIYHDITSTFKRTTLRMKKQNLGYGLHCHRAIITICKLIGIEDMYCKVVGPTNLLNLTRALFQGLASQKTHQNLAEKKQLHVVEFRHETGPLPHVVASPAKGARPDPEPEGEVPDTKLEWDEVRAAQGQRRSPWAGVKRTVW is encoded by the exons ATGGCGGCGGTCCGGTGGCTGTCGTGTGTCCTCCGGGTAACTGTAAGAG GGCCCCCCCCGGTACAGGTGCTGGGGGGCGTGCGGCACCTGACTTGCATGGCCTGGCTTGCCCCCACCTCCAGGGCTCCCGTTCCAACATCCACGGCGCTCCCCCTGCTCCAGATCCGAAGCAGCAGCTTTTTCAACAAGT TGACCGCAGAGGAGCTGTGGAAGGGAGTCCTGGCCAGCAGCGGCGCCGGCGCACGAAAGGGTCGAGGAAAGAGGACCAAGAAGAAGATCAAGAAGGATCTGAACAAGGGTCAAGTTCTGGGCGAAG GGCGGGCTGGCTTCCTGTGGCCAGGCCTGAACATGGCAGTTTCCCGGGAGGGCACAGCCAAGAGCATCGCCCGGCGGGATCCAGCCGagcagcaggagctgcaggccgAGCGCCTCCGGCAGCGGGAGGAGTGGGACCGGCGGCGCAAGATGAAGGTGAAACGGGAGCGCGGCTGGACTGGCCACTCCTGGGGGGGCGTCAGCATCGGGCCCCCTGACCCCGGTCCCAACGGAG AAACCTATGAGGACTTCGACTCGCGTGTCCTTGAG GTGAAAAATGTCTTCAACATGACAGCAAAGGAAGGACGGAAGAAGTCAGTGAGCTGTCTGGTCGCCGTCGGAAACGGCCATGGGGTGGCGG GGTTTGCCCTTGGGAAAGCAACTGATCGAATGTCTGCCCTGAGAAAA GCGAAGAACAGAGCGGTGCAGTACCTGTATTGCATTGAGAGATTCAACAACCACACCA TCTACCACGATATCACCTCGACCTTCAAGAGAACCACGCTTCGTATGAAGAAGCAGAACCTGG GGTATGGGCTGCACTGCCACCGAGCCATCATCACCATCTGCAAGCTGATCGGCATCGAGGACATGTACTGCAAGGTGGTCGGGCCCACCAACCTCCTGAACCTCACCCGGGCTCTGTTTCAGGGCTTGGCCAGCCAA AAAACCCACCAGAACCTGGCGGAGAAGAAACAGCTCCACGTGGTCGAGTTCCGCCATGAGACCGGGCCCCTGCCCCACGTGGTTGCATCACCGGCCAAGGGAGCACGGCCGGACCCCGAGCCTGAAGGCGAGGTCCCTGACACCAAGCTGGAGTGGGATGAGGTGCGGGCTGCTCAAGGCCAGCGGCGCTCACCCTGGGCCGGGGTCAAGCGGACCGTCTGGTGA